The proteins below are encoded in one region of Alistipes indistinctus YIT 12060:
- a CDS encoding uroporphyrinogen decarboxylase family protein: MMTSRERVLKAFRRIEGLPDRVPVEFDLCRQHLDYFGKKLNIPVHVTDNLYEDVTYRISGNEIRTAMGSDTVIVGASVSDDFKIEKREDGTWLNEYKMRMQQGSLYVEVVEYPLANAQTAADIKNYQFPDPDAPGRYRDAEALVKKYKDDYFIIGDIEVTLFSLAHQLAGFEKILMSMFMEDEYLEPLFAACGEFQTQIALRLIDAGVDAIWVGDDFGSQTSTLFAPEMFRKLLLPYYKKMIDTLKAKKPDLVMILHSDGAVGTLMPMIKECGFDVFNPVQPGVPLHSPQEVKDKYGDMFAFWGAIDQQYLMPNGTDEELEADIKERIEILGKGGGYMVAPAHIIQADVKPERVEKFIELCKKYGQIY, translated from the coding sequence ATGATGACTAGCAGAGAAAGAGTTTTAAAAGCGTTCCGCCGCATCGAAGGGCTACCCGACCGTGTACCCGTGGAGTTCGACCTGTGCCGCCAGCACCTGGACTATTTCGGCAAAAAGCTGAACATCCCGGTTCATGTTACGGACAACCTTTATGAAGACGTTACCTACCGAATCAGCGGTAACGAAATCCGCACGGCGATGGGCAGCGATACCGTAATTGTCGGCGCATCGGTTTCGGACGATTTCAAAATCGAGAAACGCGAAGACGGAACCTGGCTCAACGAATACAAGATGCGTATGCAGCAGGGGTCGCTCTACGTCGAAGTGGTGGAATACCCGCTTGCCAATGCCCAGACTGCAGCCGATATCAAAAACTACCAGTTTCCCGACCCCGACGCTCCGGGCCGTTACCGTGACGCGGAAGCCTTGGTAAAAAAATACAAGGACGACTATTTCATCATCGGTGACATCGAGGTGACTCTTTTCTCCCTGGCCCACCAGCTTGCCGGGTTCGAGAAGATCCTGATGAGCATGTTCATGGAAGACGAATACCTCGAACCGCTTTTCGCGGCCTGCGGGGAATTCCAGACGCAGATCGCACTGCGCCTGATCGACGCCGGTGTGGATGCCATCTGGGTGGGTGACGACTTCGGATCGCAGACCAGCACGCTCTTCGCACCGGAAATGTTCCGCAAACTGCTATTGCCGTATTACAAAAAGATGATTGACACGCTGAAGGCCAAAAAACCGGATCTGGTAATGATTCTGCACAGCGACGGCGCCGTAGGCACACTGATGCCGATGATCAAAGAGTGCGGCTTTGACGTGTTCAACCCGGTTCAGCCCGGAGTTCCGTTGCACTCTCCGCAGGAGGTCAAGGATAAATACGGCGATATGTTCGCATTCTGGGGTGCGATCGACCAGCAGTACCTGATGCCGAACGGCACCGATGAAGAACTCGAAGCCGACATCAAGGAACGCATCGAAATCCTTGGCAAAGGCGGCGGGTACATGGTGGCTCCGGCCCACATCATTCAGGCAGACGTAAAGCCCGAGCGCGTCGAGAAGTTCATCGAACTGTGCAAAAAGTACGGCCAGATTTACTAA
- a CDS encoding TIGR03905 family TSCPD domain-containing protein, with product MDKIIEYTPEGVCSRRIEVYVDGSRIRKVSFAGGCHGNTQGIAALLEGMEIEEAIRRLEGIDCKGKGTSCPDQLARALRQLSE from the coding sequence ATGGATAAAATTATTGAATACACGCCCGAAGGGGTATGTTCGCGCCGGATTGAAGTGTATGTTGACGGCAGCAGGATCCGGAAGGTCTCTTTTGCCGGAGGATGTCACGGCAATACCCAGGGAATTGCCGCCTTACTGGAAGGAATGGAAATAGAAGAGGCGATCAGGCGTCTGGAAGGGATCGACTGCAAAGGGAAAGGAACCTCGTGTCCGGACCAATTGGCCCGGGCGTTGCGTCAACTGAGCGAGTAA
- the feoB gene encoding ferrous iron transport protein B produces the protein MQNHPTSEESVPVRHLRLSALKTSEVGLITKVFGHGSFRNRITEMGFIRGKIVKVIKNAPLQDPVEYEIMGYRIALRHSEAELIEVMPISELPKLKLETDSLDDFKHHRSHHQHNRKRHSKVWRHLFGRKPPHHHSHDAKRAAHTSHEWPGAIRSGNQVINVALVGNPNSGKTSLFNLASGSHERVGNYSGVTVDAKTARFHQGHYTFNLVDLPGTYSITEYTPEELYVRTHILREMPDVVINVVDATNLERNLFLTTQLIDMDIKVVIALNMYDEMEQTGARLDYEHLGRMLGIPIVPTVASQGTGIRRLFDTVAKVFEDKEPTVRHIHINYGTDLEEAIGILQNKIWENSDIVALYSSRYLAIKLLEGDQSSFKLLEKCANFNDITKTQALLKQKLEKRFGENPESAIADAKYGFIVGALEETYQGETHDKHARTGRIDRIMTDKIWGLPVFLLLMWVMFQATFTLGAIPAGWIESGVSWLSDTVTNLMAKGSLRNLIVDGIISGVGGVIVFLPNILILFFFISLMEDTGYMARAAFIMDKLMHKIGLHGKSFIPLLMGFGCNVPAIMATRTLESRKDRILTMLIIPFMSCSARLPVYVLLISAFFPKNQGLVLLSVYLFGILIAILSSILFKRVFFRRDEAPFVMELPPYRIPTTRSVVRHMWSKGVQYLRKMGTIILVASVIVWALSHYPTGDGSLTPAQQQEQSYIGRIGKAIEPAIRPLGFDWQIGVSLVSGLAAKEIVVSTMAVLTDAGDNEITLTEKLQEQVYTQGDRAGEKVYTPLVAYSMMIFILLYFPCIAAITAIRKEAGRSWAAFTLFYTTGLAWLMSFIVYQVGGLF, from the coding sequence ATGCAAAACCATCCCACATCAGAAGAAAGTGTTCCGGTCCGGCATCTGCGCCTCTCAGCGTTGAAAACTTCGGAAGTAGGGCTGATCACCAAAGTGTTCGGCCACGGCTCGTTCCGTAACCGGATTACCGAAATGGGCTTCATCCGGGGTAAAATCGTCAAAGTAATCAAGAATGCCCCGTTGCAGGATCCGGTCGAATACGAGATCATGGGTTACCGCATTGCGCTGCGCCACAGCGAAGCGGAACTGATTGAAGTGATGCCGATCTCCGAATTACCGAAACTGAAACTCGAAACGGATAGCCTGGACGACTTCAAGCACCACCGTTCGCATCATCAGCATAATCGCAAACGTCACTCCAAAGTATGGCGGCACCTGTTCGGCCGCAAACCGCCGCACCACCACAGCCACGATGCAAAGAGAGCTGCACATACCTCTCACGAATGGCCGGGCGCAATCCGCAGCGGCAACCAGGTAATCAACGTAGCCCTGGTCGGCAACCCCAACAGCGGCAAAACCTCGCTGTTCAACCTCGCTTCCGGATCGCATGAACGGGTAGGGAACTACAGCGGGGTTACGGTCGATGCCAAAACGGCCCGCTTCCACCAAGGACACTACACATTCAACCTGGTCGACCTGCCCGGCACCTATTCCATCACCGAATATACGCCCGAAGAGTTGTATGTTCGCACCCACATCCTGCGCGAAATGCCGGACGTGGTGATCAACGTCGTCGATGCGACCAACCTGGAACGCAACCTGTTCCTCACCACGCAGCTTATCGACATGGACATCAAGGTGGTCATCGCCCTGAACATGTACGATGAGATGGAACAAACCGGCGCACGGCTCGATTACGAACACCTGGGCCGCATGCTGGGCATTCCGATCGTTCCGACGGTCGCTTCGCAGGGAACCGGCATCCGCCGGCTGTTCGATACCGTAGCCAAAGTATTCGAGGACAAAGAGCCGACCGTACGGCATATCCATATCAATTACGGCACGGACCTCGAAGAAGCGATCGGCATCCTCCAAAATAAAATCTGGGAAAACAGCGACATCGTTGCCCTCTATTCATCTCGTTATCTCGCGATCAAACTGCTCGAAGGCGACCAAAGTTCGTTCAAATTGCTTGAAAAATGTGCGAACTTCAACGACATCACCAAAACGCAAGCGCTGCTGAAACAGAAGCTCGAAAAACGGTTCGGCGAGAATCCCGAGTCGGCGATCGCCGACGCCAAGTACGGCTTCATCGTCGGAGCGTTAGAAGAAACCTACCAGGGCGAGACACACGATAAACATGCGCGGACGGGACGGATCGACCGCATCATGACGGATAAGATCTGGGGACTGCCGGTTTTCCTGCTATTGATGTGGGTGATGTTCCAGGCCACCTTCACGCTCGGGGCCATCCCCGCCGGATGGATCGAGAGCGGCGTGAGCTGGCTGAGTGATACGGTTACGAATTTAATGGCCAAAGGATCGCTGCGCAACCTGATCGTCGACGGCATCATCAGCGGAGTAGGGGGAGTGATCGTCTTTCTGCCCAACATCCTGATCCTGTTCTTCTTCATTTCGCTGATGGAAGATACGGGCTATATGGCACGCGCGGCCTTCATCATGGATAAGCTGATGCATAAGATCGGACTGCACGGCAAGTCGTTCATTCCGCTGCTGATGGGCTTCGGATGCAACGTCCCGGCGATCATGGCCACCCGCACGCTCGAAAGCCGCAAGGACCGCATCCTGACGATGCTGATTATCCCGTTCATGTCCTGTAGCGCACGGCTGCCGGTATACGTCCTGCTGATTTCTGCATTTTTTCCTAAAAATCAAGGGTTGGTACTGTTGTCGGTCTACCTGTTCGGCATCCTGATCGCGATCCTCTCTTCCATCCTGTTCAAGCGGGTCTTTTTCCGCAGGGACGAGGCACCCTTCGTCATGGAATTGCCGCCGTACCGGATTCCGACGACCCGCAGCGTCGTGCGCCACATGTGGAGTAAGGGCGTGCAATACCTGCGCAAGATGGGAACAATTATTCTGGTCGCTTCGGTGATTGTATGGGCACTGAGCCATTACCCGACCGGAGACGGTTCGCTCACGCCGGCCCAACAGCAGGAGCAATCTTATATCGGCCGGATCGGGAAAGCGATCGAACCGGCAATACGACCGTTGGGTTTCGATTGGCAGATCGGCGTCAGCCTGGTCAGCGGACTAGCCGCCAAGGAGATAGTCGTCAGCACGATGGCCGTACTGACCGATGCCGGCGATAATGAGATAACATTGACTGAAAAATTACAGGAACAGGTATACACGCAGGGAGACCGTGCCGGGGAAAAGGTCTACACCCCGTTGGTAGCCTACTCGATGATGATCTTTATCCTGCTCTATTTCCCTTGTATTGCAGCTATTACGGCTATCCGCAAAGAGGCCGGACGGTCATGGGCCGCCTTTACGCTTTTCTACACGACGGGTTTGGCATGGCTTATGTCGTTTATCGTGTATCAGGTCGGAGGTTTGTTCTGA
- a CDS encoding TonB-dependent receptor yields the protein MMGLWKYYWMLLLAVPIAGYSQAVRPVSSGIVRGEVKDKNSGLPLTGALVLVVNDTLRQQTGTDGRYEIKGVPTGYNTLYVDAEGYSGVLTESFLVTTSAPTLVNVELEKRMVTVGEVVVSASPFRPTTESPVSMRRIGTEEIDLTPGANRDISKVVQSAPGVLSVPTANRNDVLVRGGGANENRYYLDGIEIPVLNHFAVQGGSGGNASLVNPELLKSVNFYTGAFPAQFSNGLSSVMDMQMRSGNPDRFHGKLILGASDVGLNVDTPISSNGKTTLTGSFRRSYLQMLFKVLKLPFLPTYNDYQFKVNSKLSDRDELYVIGLGSFDKNRLNLSMKDPEEDRKYILGYLPENNQISYVFGAGYLHSFTGGRLQVTASRDYLKNQLCKYENNDEALPKTLDIDSREGNYRVRAAVSLWDLNGFRLQAGVGGGTGSYRNETFRQVYTAEGSQEDRSSSRFTVGRYEFFATLSRDFFRERLSVLAGLRADGMTYSDLTSNPFRQLSPRVSLSYKLFRKWRLSASVARYHQEPSYTTMGYNGNLIPGYNQKEGLRYMAVNQYIAGVNFSPTPQSDFKLEGFYKQYSRLPVSLLDSLPVSTGDFADYIVGDVPAKSVGKGRAYGGEFSYRNLNLYNTVVNLAYTFFVSQVNKMDGELRPTSHYLSSSWNVGHIFNVSAIHKFGANWTVGAKWYLSGGVPYTPYDETLSSFTSAWDARRRPYPDNTRYNGMKMPVYHQLDLRIDKVWYFNKWRLGFYLDIQNLYNYKAAGQEILMPEIGADGQYVPDPNKPGYYKMQHIAHDIGGTILPTLGITIEM from the coding sequence ATGATGGGTTTGTGGAAATATTACTGGATGTTGTTGCTGGCGGTTCCGATAGCGGGCTATTCGCAGGCGGTACGTCCGGTTTCCTCGGGGATCGTCCGGGGCGAGGTGAAGGATAAGAACAGCGGACTGCCCCTGACGGGAGCGTTGGTGCTGGTTGTGAACGATACGTTGCGGCAGCAGACCGGCACGGACGGTCGTTATGAAATCAAAGGGGTTCCGACGGGATACAATACGCTGTACGTGGATGCCGAAGGCTATTCCGGAGTCCTGACAGAGTCGTTCTTGGTGACGACTTCCGCGCCGACATTGGTGAATGTGGAGCTGGAAAAGCGGATGGTGACCGTCGGCGAGGTGGTCGTCAGTGCGTCGCCGTTCCGGCCCACGACCGAGTCGCCCGTTTCCATGCGCCGCATCGGGACCGAGGAGATCGACCTGACTCCCGGTGCGAACCGCGATATCTCCAAAGTGGTGCAATCTGCCCCGGGCGTGCTGTCGGTGCCGACGGCCAACCGTAACGATGTTCTGGTACGCGGCGGTGGCGCCAATGAAAACCGTTATTACCTCGACGGGATCGAGATACCGGTCTTGAACCACTTTGCCGTGCAGGGCGGTTCGGGCGGCAATGCATCGCTGGTCAATCCAGAGTTGCTCAAATCCGTCAACTTTTATACGGGGGCTTTCCCGGCCCAGTTTTCGAACGGGCTCAGTTCGGTGATGGATATGCAGATGCGGTCGGGTAATCCCGACCGGTTTCACGGCAAACTGATCCTGGGTGCTTCGGATGTGGGACTGAATGTCGATACTCCCATATCGTCCAATGGTAAAACCACCCTGACCGGGTCGTTTCGGCGCAGCTATCTTCAAATGCTCTTCAAAGTGTTGAAACTGCCGTTTCTGCCGACTTACAACGATTATCAGTTTAAAGTAAATTCGAAGCTGTCCGACCGGGATGAGTTGTATGTCATCGGATTGGGATCATTTGACAAAAACCGGTTGAACCTGTCGATGAAGGATCCCGAGGAGGACCGGAAATATATCCTGGGGTATCTGCCCGAAAATAACCAGATCAGTTATGTTTTCGGAGCGGGTTATCTGCATTCGTTTACGGGGGGGCGTCTGCAAGTTACGGCCAGCCGCGATTACCTCAAAAATCAACTTTGCAAGTATGAGAATAATGACGAAGCTTTGCCTAAAACGCTCGATATCGACAGCCGGGAAGGAAATTACCGGGTCCGGGCGGCTGTGAGTCTGTGGGATTTGAACGGTTTCCGACTGCAAGCCGGGGTTGGAGGCGGTACAGGATCGTACCGGAATGAAACCTTTCGGCAGGTGTATACGGCAGAAGGTTCGCAGGAGGATCGTTCGTCAAGCCGTTTCACGGTCGGGCGGTATGAATTTTTTGCTACGCTAAGTCGTGATTTTTTCCGGGAACGGTTATCCGTCCTGGCGGGCCTGCGTGCGGACGGAATGACCTATTCCGATCTGACTTCGAACCCTTTCAGGCAGCTCTCCCCGCGTGTGAGCCTCTCTTATAAACTTTTCCGCAAATGGAGGCTGAGCGCTTCGGTGGCCCGTTATCATCAGGAACCGTCGTACACGACGATGGGATACAACGGCAATTTGATTCCCGGTTATAATCAGAAGGAAGGATTGCGTTACATGGCGGTAAACCAGTATATCGCCGGGGTCAACTTCTCGCCTACCCCACAGTCCGATTTCAAGTTGGAGGGCTTTTACAAGCAGTATTCCCGGCTGCCGGTGTCGCTGCTCGATTCACTGCCTGTCTCTACCGGCGATTTTGCCGACTATATCGTCGGGGATGTCCCGGCCAAATCGGTCGGCAAGGGACGCGCTTACGGCGGGGAATTTTCCTATCGCAACCTGAACCTGTATAATACAGTAGTGAATCTGGCTTATACGTTCTTTGTTTCACAGGTCAATAAGATGGACGGGGAGTTGCGTCCGACTTCGCATTATCTTTCGTCGAGCTGGAATGTGGGACATATTTTCAATGTGTCGGCGATCCATAAATTCGGTGCCAACTGGACGGTCGGCGCCAAGTGGTATCTTTCCGGCGGCGTGCCTTATACCCCTTACGACGAAACCCTTTCGTCGTTTACGTCGGCCTGGGATGCCCGCCGGCGTCCCTATCCCGACAATACGCGCTACAACGGCATGAAGATGCCCGTTTATCACCAGCTCGATCTTCGGATCGATAAAGTGTGGTATTTCAATAAATGGCGGCTCGGTTTCTATCTCGATATCCAAAATCTGTACAATTACAAAGCGGCCGGACAGGAGATTCTGATGCCTGAAATCGGCGCCGACGGCCAGTATGTGCCCGATCCCAATAAGCCGGGGTACTATAAAATGCAGCACATTGCGCACGATATTGGCGGAACGATCCTGCCGACGCTCGGCATTACCATAGAGATGTAG
- a CDS encoding PAS domain-containing protein, translating into MKRQEITSPQNSCIRFEKEMSELLSDQILFMESVFARLPMGIEIYDTKGILRDLNARAEQTYGVKKRDVINKINLFDSPYVDKDLKAKIQSGEEIILEFEYDFERINREYYSTPNKNTIIYEAQVVPILNKNGTIVGHILLTNDVTATKEAEYRTEESKKNLEMAMKAASMSSWVYDVHKQAFETSHGQPIVCDGMTVTQLQQILHPQDSALLADLFSQLQNKKITQGQITVRVFNEQENQYRYYESRMRLSTEHRGKVQIVGTQLDVTEKMQMAKKTQDLIAKRELAMRVSDIVHWDFDVRTQKFESYNDPVNNYTSDQLVSITEYLEVIHPEDRSSVNDAIQSMLSGNKININFTCRIQTRYDDTWQYCSVTGVPFEYNENGEVIRFTGFKQNISNLHQLNEELKERNYKMELTFKTVGMSYWDFDVATGQYRSFNDPVNDYDPDKPIAPEDYLNVAHPDDTNRVRENIDDMLQGRCKEFTLQYRSRTKWDQEWQTLIITGIPSERDKKGRIIRYTGIAFNNTKWDKMAQELKEMKERAELSDRLKSAFLANMSHEIRTPLNSIVGFSELLVDCDDPAEKAEYWKIIETNNDLLLRLINDILDLSKIESGIIERKPEKFNLAQICNEVYTMVQPKVTNPEVKFFMDNSRPDCWVFLDSNRLKQVWMNFLTNAVKCTQSGYVKMGYTVEREGIRIYVEDTGTGIPKELQNQVFGRFQKLNDFAQGTGLGLAISKAITEAAGGEIGFTSEPGVGSLFWAYIPCKIDIGSYADYSDPAQSPVLKGTEGKKMKILVAEDNDSNYSLVQHILKDYNLIRAENGVEAIEKIRNGQFHLVLMDMKMPVMGGLEATRKIRDFDTKIPIIALTANAFDSDRTCAIEAGCNAFLAKPVKKRQLLDLVTAQW; encoded by the coding sequence ATGAAACGCCAAGAAATTACGTCTCCGCAAAACAGTTGCATCCGGTTTGAAAAGGAGATGTCCGAATTGCTGTCGGATCAAATTCTGTTCATGGAGAGCGTTTTCGCCCGACTGCCGATGGGCATCGAAATTTATGATACGAAAGGTATCTTGCGCGATCTGAATGCGCGTGCAGAACAAACATACGGAGTCAAAAAACGCGATGTAATAAACAAAATCAACCTGTTCGACAGCCCCTATGTCGACAAAGACCTGAAAGCTAAAATACAGTCCGGCGAAGAGATCATTCTGGAATTCGAGTACGACTTCGAAAGAATAAACAGGGAGTATTATTCCACCCCGAACAAAAATACAATTATTTATGAAGCACAAGTAGTTCCTATCTTGAATAAAAACGGCACGATCGTCGGCCATATACTGCTTACCAATGACGTAACCGCCACCAAAGAAGCGGAGTACCGTACCGAGGAGAGCAAAAAGAACCTGGAAATGGCCATGAAAGCCGCCAGTATGTCATCCTGGGTGTACGATGTACACAAACAGGCATTTGAAACGTCGCACGGGCAACCCATAGTCTGCGACGGCATGACTGTGACGCAACTGCAACAGATCCTGCATCCGCAGGATAGCGCTTTGCTAGCCGACCTGTTTTCCCAACTGCAAAATAAAAAAATCACGCAGGGACAGATTACCGTACGGGTTTTCAACGAACAGGAAAATCAGTATCGATACTACGAAAGCAGAATGCGGCTTTCCACCGAGCATCGCGGAAAAGTACAAATCGTAGGCACCCAACTGGATGTGACCGAAAAGATGCAAATGGCTAAAAAAACGCAGGACCTGATCGCTAAACGGGAACTGGCCATGCGAGTCAGCGATATCGTCCATTGGGATTTCGACGTACGGACTCAAAAATTCGAATCTTATAACGATCCGGTAAACAACTATACCTCGGACCAACTGGTATCGATAACAGAATACCTGGAAGTCATCCATCCCGAAGACCGGTCTTCCGTAAACGACGCCATCCAATCCATGTTATCGGGAAACAAAATCAATATCAACTTCACCTGCCGTATACAAACGAGGTATGACGACACCTGGCAATATTGCTCGGTTACAGGCGTCCCTTTCGAATATAACGAAAACGGCGAAGTGATACGGTTCACCGGATTTAAGCAGAATATATCCAACCTTCATCAGTTGAACGAAGAGCTCAAAGAGCGGAACTATAAAATGGAACTGACATTCAAAACAGTCGGAATGTCCTATTGGGATTTCGATGTAGCAACCGGTCAGTACCGTTCGTTTAACGATCCGGTCAACGATTACGATCCCGACAAACCTATTGCCCCGGAAGACTACCTGAATGTCGCACATCCCGACGATACGAACCGCGTCCGCGAGAATATCGACGACATGCTCCAGGGGAGATGCAAAGAGTTTACTTTGCAATATCGTTCCAGGACCAAATGGGATCAGGAGTGGCAAACCCTGATTATTACCGGCATTCCTTCCGAGAGAGATAAAAAGGGACGGATTATCCGCTACACGGGCATTGCTTTCAACAATACGAAATGGGATAAAATGGCCCAGGAGTTAAAGGAGATGAAAGAAAGAGCCGAACTTTCCGACCGGCTTAAATCCGCTTTTCTGGCTAACATGAGCCACGAAATACGCACACCGCTGAATTCGATTGTCGGATTCTCCGAATTACTGGTAGATTGCGATGACCCGGCGGAAAAAGCGGAATACTGGAAGATTATCGAGACCAACAACGACCTGCTGCTTCGGTTGATCAACGACATTCTCGACCTGTCGAAGATCGAATCGGGTATCATCGAACGAAAACCGGAAAAATTCAATCTGGCGCAGATATGCAACGAAGTATACACGATGGTGCAACCGAAAGTAACGAATCCGGAGGTAAAATTTTTTATGGACAACTCCCGCCCCGATTGTTGGGTTTTCCTGGACAGCAACCGGCTCAAACAGGTTTGGATGAACTTTTTGACCAACGCAGTGAAATGTACACAATCGGGATATGTAAAAATGGGATACACGGTCGAAAGGGAAGGAATCCGCATTTATGTCGAAGATACGGGAACCGGCATTCCAAAAGAATTGCAGAACCAGGTATTCGGCCGGTTCCAGAAACTCAACGATTTTGCACAGGGAACAGGACTCGGACTGGCGATCTCAAAGGCTATTACCGAAGCTGCCGGAGGCGAGATCGGATTCACGTCTGAACCGGGTGTCGGATCGTTGTTCTGGGCATACATACCTTGTAAAATAGACATCGGGAGCTATGCCGATTACTCCGACCCGGCACAATCACCGGTATTGAAAGGAACCGAAGGGAAAAAGATGAAAATCCTGGTTGCCGAAGACAATGACAGCAACTATTCCCTAGTACAGCATATCCTTAAGGATTACAACCTCATCCGCGCAGAAAATGGTGTGGAAGCCATTGAAAAAATCCGCAACGGACAGTTCCACCTCGTTCTCATGGATATGAAAATGCCTGTTATGGGCGGTTTGGAAGCCACCCGGAAAATCAGGGACTTCGACACCAAAATCCCGATTATTGCACTTACGGCCAATGCGTTCGACTCCGACCGCACATGTGCTATCGAAGCCGGATGCAACGCATTTTTAGCCAAACCCGTAAAAAAACGCCAACTGCTTGACTTAGTCACTGCACAATGGTAG
- a CDS encoding helix-turn-helix domain-containing protein — protein MSDNFFVYTDISCLPLTEHATYLGEGFGGLCTGGTAVIDLFSMRRQISKNDLVTILPFQLGSIHKVSDDFSMIFFKVDKVMFMDIMSSLGRITPDFFFHMRKNFQVPISVNEAKRFLGFCRAIDFRTNNDDPAFRRETILHLLRIYYWDFYVHFQKKTRKRNTPLLNSNKESIAMKFAMLVFENRETHREVAYYADQLCISPLYLTKIIQEVNGRSARDMIADYTIIGIKTLLRNADITIKDVVRHSGFSSQSSFSRFFRKHTGMSPSEYRRTIHILK, from the coding sequence ATGAGTGATAATTTTTTTGTATACACCGATATATCCTGCTTGCCGCTTACTGAACACGCGACCTATTTGGGTGAGGGGTTTGGCGGATTATGTACCGGAGGCACCGCTGTCATAGATTTGTTTTCCATGCGGCGGCAAATATCAAAAAATGACCTTGTTACCATTCTACCCTTCCAGCTGGGTTCCATCCATAAGGTCAGCGATGACTTTTCCATGATTTTTTTCAAAGTCGATAAGGTAATGTTCATGGATATTATGAGCAGCCTGGGACGCATAACCCCCGATTTCTTCTTTCACATGAGAAAGAACTTCCAGGTCCCAATATCGGTTAATGAAGCCAAAAGATTCCTCGGTTTTTGCCGTGCAATAGACTTCCGGACAAACAACGACGATCCTGCATTTCGTCGTGAGACCATCCTGCACTTACTGCGGATCTATTACTGGGATTTTTATGTGCATTTCCAAAAGAAAACGCGTAAAAGAAATACCCCCCTGCTGAATTCAAACAAAGAGAGCATCGCGATGAAATTCGCCATGTTGGTTTTTGAAAACCGCGAAACTCACCGGGAAGTCGCATATTACGCCGATCAACTATGCATATCCCCCCTGTATCTTACCAAAATCATACAGGAAGTAAACGGTCGATCCGCCCGGGATATGATTGCGGATTACACCATTATTGGAATAAAAACACTCCTGAGAAACGCAGACATAACGATAAAAGACGTTGTCAGACACAGCGGATTCTCCTCACAGTCTTCGTTCAGCCGCTTTTTCCGCAAACACACGGGCATGTCCCCGTCGGAGTACCGGCGCACGATCCATATCCTCAAGTGA
- a CDS encoding RsmD family RNA methyltransferase — MRIVSGRYRGRIIQPPKNLRARPTTDFAKENLFNVITSHWEIEGVDVLDLFSGTGSISYEFASRGAGSIVSVEINAIHYNYIRSTAKTFGFSEIYAVKANAFLYLKSCTKQFNIIFADPPYDIEGSETIPELVWQKGLLKPGGWLIFEHSKNMDVSKLPGFKEKRCYGSVNFSVFERPEEP, encoded by the coding sequence ATGCGGATCGTTAGCGGACGTTACAGGGGCCGGATCATCCAGCCGCCGAAGAATCTGCGCGCCCGTCCCACGACGGACTTCGCGAAGGAAAACCTGTTCAACGTAATTACCAGCCATTGGGAGATCGAAGGGGTAGATGTCCTCGACCTTTTCTCGGGAACGGGGTCCATCAGTTACGAATTCGCATCGCGCGGGGCAGGGAGCATCGTTTCGGTCGAAATTAACGCGATACATTATAACTACATCCGCAGTACGGCCAAAACCTTCGGGTTTTCCGAGATTTATGCGGTAAAGGCGAACGCCTTTCTCTACCTGAAAAGCTGTACCAAACAGTTCAATATCATCTTCGCCGATCCTCCTTATGACATCGAGGGAAGTGAAACGATCCCCGAACTCGTTTGGCAGAAAGGGCTGCTTAAACCGGGCGGGTGGTTGATCTTCGAGCACTCCAAAAATATGGATGTAAGCAAATTACCCGGATTTAAAGAGAAACGTTGTTACGGAAGTGTCAACTTCTCGGTTTTTGAGCGCCCGGAAGAACCGTAG